Proteins encoded within one genomic window of Camelina sativa cultivar DH55 chromosome 19, Cs, whole genome shotgun sequence:
- the LOC104766927 gene encoding glycine-rich cell wall structural protein-like isoform X2: MKNLKVSQLYLINAISVSISLSLSLLYIVLLARSSELKQLYTDRVTILQHLLKDMGKVSFGLVGLMLVVLVIGVVECRRFEKETLGGGGGGLGGGFGGGKGFGGGIGGGGGAGGGFGGGIGGGHGGGLGGGIGGGHGGGLGGGAGGGAGGGLGGGHGGGIGGGAGGGSGGGLGGGAGGGLGGGHGGGIGGGAGGGAGGGLGGGHGGGIGGGAGGGAGGGFGGGAGGGGGLGGGHGGGFGGGAGGGSGGGLGGGAGGGFGGGAGGGAGGGFGGGAGGGSGGGFGGGSGGGFGGGAGGGAGGGFGGGGGAGGGVGGGF, encoded by the exons ATGAAGAACTTGAAGGTCTCTCAACTATATCTCATAAATGCTATCTCtgtctcgatctctctctctctctccttactATATATAGTGTTACTGGCTAGGTCAAGTGAGCTAAAACAATTGTATACTGATCGAGTAACGATACTACAACACTTATTAAAAGATATGGGGAAAGTATCGTTTGGCTTAGTGGGGTTGATGCTTGTCGTGTTAGTAATTGGGGTTGTGGAGTGTAGGAGATTTGAAAAGGAGACGttaggaggtggtggtggtggactTGGCGGTGGCTTTGGTGGTGGGAAAGGTTTTGGCGGAGGAATTGGTGGCGGTGGAGGTGCCGGCGGAGGCTTTGGTGGTGGTATAG GTGGAGGCCATGGTGGCGGTTTAGGAGGTGGCATTGGTGGAGGCCACGGTGGTGGTCTAGGAGGTGGTGCAGGAGGAGGCGCTGGTGGAGGACTCGGAGGAGGCCATGGTGGAGGTATTGGTGGTGGTGCTGGAGGAGGTTCTGGTGGCGGTCTAGGAGGAGGTGCGGGTGGAGGACTGGGAGGAGGCCATGGTGGAGGTATTGGTGGTGGTGCCGGAGGAGGTGCTGGTGGCGGACTCGGAGGAGGCCACGGTGGAGGTATTGGTGGTGGCGCCGGAGGAGGTGCGGGTGGAGGATTCGGAGGTGGTGCTGGTGGGGGTGGTGGTCTTGGAGGAGGACATGGTGGAGGTTTTGGAGGGGGCGCAGGTGGCGGTTCTGGTGGGGGATTAGGCGGAGGTGCCGGAGGAGGATTCGGTGGAGGAGCTGGCGGTGGTGCAGGTGGAGGATTCGGAGGTGGTGCAGGAGGAGGTTCTGGTGGAGGATTTGGTGGAGGTTCTGGTGGAGGATTTGGTGGGGGAGCTGGCGGAGGAGCTGGTGGAGGAtttggcggtggtggtggtgccgGTGGTGGAGTTGGCGGtggattttaa
- the LOC104766926 gene encoding 3-ketoacyl-CoA synthase 9-like, with protein MEAANEPVNGGSVQIRTENERPKLPNFLQSVNMKYVKLGYHYLITHLFKLCLVPLMAVLVTEISRLTTEDLYQIWLHLQYNLVAFIFLSALAVFGSTVYIMSRPRSVYLVDYSCYLPPETLQVNYQKFMDHSKLIEDFNESSLEFQRKILERSGLGEETYLPEALHCIPPRPTMMAAREEAEQVMFVALDKLFENTEINPRDIGVLVVNCSLFNPTPSLSAMIVNKYKLRGNVKSFNLGGMGCSAGVISIDLAKDMLQVHRNTYAVVVSTENITQNWYFGNKKAMLIPNCLFRVGGSAILLSNKGKDRRRSKYKLVHTVRTHKGAVEKAFNCVYQEQDDNGKTGVSLSKDLMAIAGEALKANITTLGPLVLPISEQILFFMTLVTKKLFNAKLKPYIPDFKLAFDHFCIHAGGRAVIDELEKNLQLSQTHVEASRMTLHRFGNTSSSSIWYELAYIEAKGRMKKGNRVWQIAFGSGFKCNSAVWVALHNVKPSVSSPWEHCIDRYPVKLDF; from the coding sequence ATGGAAGCTGCTAACGAGCCCGTCAATGGCGGATCCGTACAGATCCGAACGGAGAACGAAAGACCAAAGCTTCCTAATTTCTTACAAAGCGTCAACATGAAATACGTCAAGCTAGGTTACCATTATCTCATTACTCACCTCTTCAAGCTCTGTTTGGTTCCTTTAATGGCGGTTTTGGTTACAGAGATCTCTCGATTAACAACTGAAGATCTCTACCAGATTTGGCTTCACCTCCAATACAATCTCGTAGCTTTCATCTTCCTCTCTGCTTTAGCTGTCTTTGGCTCCACCGTTTACATCATGAGCCGTCCCAGATCCGTTTACCTCGTTGATTACTCTTGTTACCTTCCTCCAGAGACTCTCCAGGTCAACTATCAGAAGTTTATGGATCACTCTAAGCTGATTGAAGATTTCAATGAGTCGTCTTTAGAGTTTCAGAGAAAGATTCTCGAACGTTCTGGTTTAGGAGAAGAGACTTATCTCCCTGAGGCTTTACATTGTATCCCTCCACGTCCAACGATGATGGCGGCGCGTGAGGAAGCAGAGCAGGTAATGTTCGTTGCACTCGATAAGCTTTTCGAGAATACCGAGATTAACCCTAGGGATATTGGTGTCTTGGTTGTCAACTGTAGCTTGTTTAACCCTACACCTTCCTTGTCAGCTATGATTGTTAACAAGTATAAGCTTAGAGGGAATGTTAAAAGTTTTAACCTTGGTGGGATGGGGTGTAGTGCTGGTGTTATCTCTATCGATTTAGCTAAAGATATGTTGCAAGTTCATAGGAACACTTATGCTGTTGTGGTTAGTACTGAGAACATTACTCAGAATTGGTATTTTGGGAACAAGAAGGCCATGTTGATTCCGAACTGCTTGTTTCGTGTTGGTGGTTCGGCGATTTTGTTGTCTAATAAGGGTAAAGATCGTAGACGGTCTAAGTATAAGCTTGTTCATACGGTTAGGACTCATAAAGGAGCTGTTGAGAAGGCTTTCAACTGTGTTTACCAAGAACAAGATGATAATGGGAAGACTGGTGTCTCTTTGTCGAAAGATCTTATGGCTATAGCTGGGGAAGCGCTTAAGGCGAATATTACTACTTTGGGTCCTTTGGTTCTTCCTATAAGCGAGCAGATTCTGTTTTTCATGACTTTGGTTACGAAGAAGTTGTTTAATGCTAAGCTGAAGCCTTACATTCCTGATTTCAAACTTGCGTTTGATCATTTCTGTATCCATGCTGGTGGTAGAGCTGTGATTGATGAGCTTGAGAAGAATCTGCAGCTTTCGCAGACACATGTCGAGGCATCGAGAATGACACTGCACAGGTTCGGAAACACTTCTTCGAGCTCCATTTGGTATGAGTTGGCTTACATTGAGGCTAAAGGAAGGATGAAGAAAGGAAACCGGGTTTGGCAGATTGCTTTTGGAAGTGGGTTTAAGTGTAACAGTGCGGTTTGGGTTGCTCTGCATAATGTCAAGCCTTCGGTTAGTAGTCCGTGGGAACATTGCATTGATCGATATCCGGTTAAGCTCGACTTCTGA
- the LOC109130888 gene encoding F-box protein At2g16300-like — protein sequence MNLTIADWSLLPKDILELISGRFETCFEIIHIRSVCSSWWSALPQQSYLSRLGKKAGLKHIWALRVSGRAGSAGLTPLSGPNPSWSPLLFSSGPITPNVVCLSNPINNKIPVFLLRVETPVGDDYLLASMSEQISGKQRLLSPLETTHRYTYGVTLDTLSSQVISLGHYYKVEFYAITMRRYRTRRESYCKRVAFLRMDSEDTYRDIVSFKGKFYVVDMSGLGHVFVIESSFKNTEISSVTQSHETFDERLVVSEDELFLVQWFTSGRYGAYMVQIV from the exons ATGAATCTAACCATAGCAGACTGGTCGCTGCTTCCAAAAGACATATTGGAACTAATTTCTGGTCGTTTCGAGACATGTTTTGAGATTATCCACATCCGATCTGTATGCAGCTCGTGGTGGTCTGCTCTGCCTCAACAAAGTTATCTCAGCCGCTTAGGGAAAAAA GCTGGACTCAAACATATATGGGCTTTACGGGTCTCGGGCCGGGCCGGGTCAGCTGGATTGACACCCCTATCTGGGCCTAACCCATCTTGGTCTCCTTTGCTATTTTCGTCTGGCCCAATAACGCCTAATGTTGTGTGTTTGTCAAACCCAATTAACAACAAGATTCCAGTTTTCCTCTTGAGAGTTGAGACCCCTGTTGGTGATGATTATTTGTTGGCAAGTATGAGCGAGCAAATATCCGGTAAACAAAGGTTGTTGTCGCCGTTAGAAACTACTCATAGGTATACATACGGAGTAACTCTCGACACTCTTAGTTCCCAAGTCATCTCCTTGGGTCATTACTAcaag gtaGAATTCTATGCTATAACAATGAGACGCTATAGAACACGACGTGAGAGTTATTGCAAGAGAGTTGCATTTCTTCGAATGGATAGTGAAGACA CATATAGAGATATAGTTTCATTCAAAGGCAAGTTTTATGTTGTTGATATGAGTGGACTGGGACATGTCTTTGTTATCGAATCCTCATTCAAAAATACGGAGATCAGTTCAGTCACACAGTCTCATGAGACTTTTGATGAGAGATTGGTTGTCTCAGAAGACGAGTTGTTCCTAGTACAATGGTTTACGTCAGGAAGGTATGGTGCATACATGGTTCAGATTGTTTAG
- the LOC104766927 gene encoding glycine-rich cell wall structural protein-like isoform X1, which translates to MKNLKVSQLYLINAISVSISLSLSLLYIVLLARSSELKQLYTDRVTILQHLLKDMGKVSFGLVGLMLVVLVIGVVECRRFEKETLGGGGGGLGGGFGGGKGFGGGIGGGGGAGGGFGGGIGGGHGGGLGGGIGGGHGGGLGGGAGGGAGGGLGGGAGGGAGGGLGGGHGGGIGGGAGGGSGGGLGGGAGGGLGGGHGGGIGGGAGGGAGGGLGGGHGGGIGGGAGGGAGGGFGGGAGGGGGLGGGHGGGFGGGAGGGSGGGLGGGAGGGFGGGAGGGAGGGFGGGAGGGSGGGFGGGSGGGFGGGAGGGAGGGFGGGGGAGGGVGGGF; encoded by the exons ATGAAGAACTTGAAGGTCTCTCAACTATATCTCATAAATGCTATCTCtgtctcgatctctctctctctctccttactATATATAGTGTTACTGGCTAGGTCAAGTGAGCTAAAACAATTGTATACTGATCGAGTAACGATACTACAACACTTATTAAAAGATATGGGGAAAGTATCGTTTGGCTTAGTGGGGTTGATGCTTGTCGTGTTAGTAATTGGGGTTGTGGAGTGTAGGAGATTTGAAAAGGAGACGttaggaggtggtggtggtggactTGGCGGTGGCTTTGGTGGTGGGAAAGGTTTTGGCGGAGGAATTGGTGGCGGTGGAGGTGCCGGCGGAGGCTTTGGTGGTGGTATAGGTGGAGGCCATGGTGGCGGTTTAGGAGGTGGCATTGGTGGAGGCCACGGTGGTGGTCTAGGAGGTGGTGCAGGAGGAGGTGCCGGTGGTGGTCTAGGAG GTGGTGCAGGAGGAGGCGCTGGTGGAGGACTCGGAGGAGGCCATGGTGGAGGTATTGGTGGTGGTGCTGGAGGAGGTTCTGGTGGCGGTCTAGGAGGAGGTGCGGGTGGAGGACTGGGAGGAGGCCATGGTGGAGGTATTGGTGGTGGTGCCGGAGGAGGTGCTGGTGGCGGACTCGGAGGAGGCCACGGTGGAGGTATTGGTGGTGGCGCCGGAGGAGGTGCGGGTGGAGGATTCGGAGGTGGTGCTGGTGGGGGTGGTGGTCTTGGAGGAGGACATGGTGGAGGTTTTGGAGGGGGCGCAGGTGGCGGTTCTGGTGGGGGATTAGGCGGAGGTGCCGGAGGAGGATTCGGTGGAGGAGCTGGCGGTGGTGCAGGTGGAGGATTCGGAGGTGGTGCAGGAGGAGGTTCTGGTGGAGGATTTGGTGGAGGTTCTGGTGGAGGATTTGGTGGGGGAGCTGGCGGAGGAGCTGGTGGAGGAtttggcggtggtggtggtgccgGTGGTGGAGTTGGCGGtggattttaa
- the LOC104768094 gene encoding 60S acidic ribosomal protein P0-like — protein MVKATKAEKKIAYDTKLCQLIDEYTQILVVAADNVGSTQLQNIRKGLRGDSVVLMGKNTMMILRKHIPNLAASRGVLVLYIRDNKRASLRLGELVKLKTALAIGVKTRGNELNLLLQQILPSESLIL, from the coding sequence ATGGTGAAAGCAACCAAGGCGGAGAAGAAGATCGCGTACGACACCAAGTTGTGTCAGCTGATCGATGAGTACACCCAGATCTTGGTCGTTGCGGCCGACAACGTCGGATCAACTCAGCTCCAGAACATCAGAAAGGGTCTTCGTGGAGACTCTGTGGTGCTTATGGGAAAGAACACTATGATGATACTAAGGAAGCATATACCCAACTTAGCTGCTTCGAGGGGTGTTCTTGTTCTCTATATTAGAGACAACAAACGAGCCTCTCTCAGATTAGGTGAGTTGGTTAAACTCAAGACTGCTCTAGCCATTGGTGTTAAGACCAGAGGAAACGAACTCAACCTATTACTCCAACAGATTCTTCCCAGTGAATCTTTGATCCTGTAA